TTGCATGTCCTTCAACGCCATGGCGGGGAAGAAAAACATCAGCCTGAAAAAGGTTCTACAGCCGGGTCACGATCTTTTGGTGGATGTGGATGCGGGCAAGGTCGCAATCGTGTTGAGCAATATTCTGAAGAACGCCATCAGCTTTACCGACGGCGGCGGCGAGGTCGTTGTGCGCGGGGAGCAGCATCCAGACTATGTCAAGGTATCCGTCAAGGATGACGGCATTGGCATCCCGGCAAAGGACCTGCCGTTTGTGTTCGACCGTTTTTATCAGGTTGAGGATCACCTTACGCGGCGGCATGGCGGAATGGGACTTGGACTATCGGTTGCCAAGGTCATGGTGGAAATGCATGGCGGCCGCATTTGGGCGGATAGCGAGGAGGGGAAAGGAAGCATCTTTTCGTTCATTTTGCCGATTCAAATTCCGCATCCGCCTCCCGCTGAGTGACCTCATGCTGCCTCTGTCCCATCCCGGGGCAATTTCCACTCTGAAAGTTGTTTAAAGTCAGCCCTTGACAAACAAGAATATATGTTCTAGAATGCTATTACAACACGTAACCGAATGGTTACTCATAGGTGAAATATGAGACGAGACGTATTTCAAGCCATCGCAGACCCCAACCGGCGCGCCATACTGGCGCTGCTATCACAGCAAAGACTGACCTTGAACGGTGTTGCCGAAAATTTTCGCATCAGCCGCCCCGCTGTTTCGCGCCACATCAGGATCTTGAAGGAATGTGGCTTGGTGGTCGTCATCCCGCAGGGGCGCGAGCGTTTTGTGGAAGCGCGCTTCGATAAGTTGGGCGAAGTGAGCGATTGGATCGAGCAATATCGTCAGATCTGGGAAGCGAGGTTTAACCGCCTCGATGATTTATTGGAACAGATGAAAAAGGAGAAATAATATGCCATCAAAAAATAAAGTGATCGTTACTGTCGAACCCGGCAAACAGGAGTTGTTCATCACTCGCGAATTCGATGCGCCGCGCGAGTTGGTTTATAAAGCGCACATTGACCCGAAGTTGTACGTGCAATGGCTCGGTCCGCATGGATACAAGATGGTTCTTGAAACCTTCGAACCAGTCAGCGGCGGAAGATACCGCTACATTCAGAAAGACACACATGGAAATGAAGCTGGTTTCCACGGTTGCTTCCATGAAATATCCGAAGAACTGATGATCCAGACTTTTGAATTCGAGGGTCTCCCCGAGCGCGGACATGTCATCCTTGACACGATGCGGTTGGAGGAATTACCGGGCAATCGCACGCGCGTCACGATCCAATCTGTGTTTCAATCTGTGGAGGATCGGGACGGAATGGTCAAGGCAGGCATGGAAAAAGGCGTCCGCGAAGGCTATGAAAGGTTGGATGACATTCTGGCAGGGATGAGGTAAATATCTGTTTGAATCGTTCGAACATGATCGTGCCCATCTGATTTTATTGATAACGAGGAGAATGAAATGGAAACTTTAAAGGTAAATGGAGTCTCGCTGACCAGCGCGCGTTTGGCAATCGCCGCATCAATCGTTGTTTTGGCTTTGCTTGCCGGTTTGCACCTACTCAGCCCGGAGTTTGACCCGGCGTGGCGCATGGTCAGTGAATACGCAAACGGACAATATGTCTGGGTGCTGTCGCTGCTGTTCATTTCATGGGGAATCAGTTCATGGGCTCTGGCGTATGTGCTTTGGTTCCAGGTTCAAACGACAGGCGGCAGGATTGGTCTGTGGTTTCTCATCGCTGCAGGGATCGGCGAAGGGATGGCGGCGGTGTTCGATATCAACCACAGCCTGCACGGACTCTCTGCCATGATTGGAATCCCAAGCCTTTCCATTGCAGCCATGTTGATCAGTACGAGTCTTGTCCGCACCCCGGCTTGGTCTGGCGGAAGGAAACTGCTCTTGTGGACGGCGAACCTGACCTGGATTAGCATTGTTTTGATGGCGATTGCATTCGGCGTTATGATCGCTACCTTCACTCAATCCGGCGCTGAAATGCCCGCAAATGCTGAAGTTGTAACGACGTTGCCCGATGGCGTGATTGGGCTGGTGGGCTGGGCGAACCGTTTCTTGATTATCGTGTATTGTGCATGGGTAATGACAGCTGCCAGACAAACGCTTAAATCGAGAGTGTAATTGATCGCCATGGATGCGCATGATTTCCTCAAGCGATTGAAAGCTCTGCGTTCACCGGTGGTTGCCAAGTCCCATGGGCATCTTGCATCGGACAAAGATGATGTCATATTAGGCGTGCGCATGGGACAAGTCTTTGGGCTGGCAAAGGAAGTCATGGGCATGGAGTTAGATGAGGTCGAGAAGATGCTCGAAAGCCCAATTCATGAAATGCGTGTTGGTGCGGTCAGCATCATGGATTTTCAGGCACGCAGTAAAAAGACGACTGACGAGCGCAAAAAAGAACTCTTTGACCTATACATTCGCCGTCATGACCGCATCAACACCTGGGATCTCGTGGACCGGTCCGCGCCGTGGGTGGTGGGGAGCTATCTCTTCGACAAGCCGCGCAAGGTTTTGTACAAGCTGGCAAACTCAAAGAAGATAGCTGAACGGCGGACGGCGATCGTCAGCACACTGTTCTTCATCGGCAAGGGGGATGTGGACGATGCCTTCAAACTGGCGGAGATCATGCTCTATGACAAAGAGGATTTGATCCATAAGGCAAATGGTTGGGCATTGCGCTTTGCAGGCGACAAAGATCGAAATAGGCTTTTAGAGTTTTTAGATAAATTCGCCGCTGCCATGCCGCCCGTCACATTGCGGTATGCGATAGAAAAATTCGATAAAAAGAAACGTGAGCATTATTTGAAATTGAAGGATCAAAAATAACCTATGAAATATAATCAATACCTTGTCTTATTGCGCGGAATCAATGTTGGCGGCAAGAACATCATTAAAATGACTGACTTGAAAGCCGGTTTTGAAGAGATGGGCTTTTCATATGTGCTGACCTACATTCAAAGCGGAAATGTCTTGGTTCAGTCGGAAGATAAGGATAAGGCTGCGTTGACGACCAAAATCGAAAAGGGACTTTCCAAGCACTTCAATTTTATGGCGAAGGTGGTGATGATCTCTCAAAAGGAACTGGCTGGCATTGTTAAGTCTGCGCCGGAGGGATTTGGCAAGGATGAGAAGAAGTTTCGGTACGATGTCATTTTCTTGAAGGAACCGTTGACACCTAAGGAAGCAATGGAAAGTGTAAAAGTCCGCGAAGGCGTGGATACTGCTCATGCAGGCAAACAGGCGCTTTATTTTTCACGTCTCATCAGCCGCGCTTCACAAAGCTATCTGACAAAAATTATTGGCATGCCGGTCTATCAGAATATGACCATCCGCAATTGGAATACGACCACGAAGTTGCTGGCACTTATGGAGGGACAAGATGGCTAAGACAAATTTCCAGTCCATTGACGAGTACTTTGCGGCATGCCCGCCAGAGTCGCAGGCGTATCTGCAGGAGATTCGTAAATTGATCCGCAGGTTGGTGCCGGATGCGATGGAGAGGATCAGTTATCAGATCGCGGCATTCGAGCGGAACGGCAAGAACTTGATCCATTTTGCGGGGTGGAAAAAGCATGTGTCGCTGTACCCGGTTCCGGCGGGGAGTGAGGCGTTTGAACGTCAAATTGCAAAATATGTGGATGGCAAGGGAACGGTCAAGTTTGCGCTCGATGAGCCGCTTCCGCTTAAGTTAATTGAAAGAGTCGTCAAATTGCATTTAGAAGCAAATAAAAAGTTAACCAAAGGAGATTAAGATGAATAAGATTGTTCCGAGTTTGTGGTTCGATACGCAGTGTGAAGAGGCGATGAACTATTATATCGATACGTTCAACGGTGCGCCGAACAAAAAAGAAGAGTCGAAGATCGTTAGTATTACCCGCTACGAAAAAGGCATGGAAGCGCCCGGCACAGAGCAGATGATAGGCAAGGTCATTACTGGGATCTTCGAGTTGGCAGGCCAACGCTATATGGCTCTCGATGGCGGACCAGTCTTTAATTTCACCGAGGCGATCTCGTTCTTTGTGGAATGTGCAGACCAGAAGGAAGTGGATTATTTCTGGAGCAAGCTTTCTGCTGTTTCCGAAGCCGAGCAATGCGGCTGGTGCAAGGATAAGTTTGGCTTATCGTGGCAGATCGTGCCGAAGCAGTTGGGCGAGTTGATGGGTACTTCAGACCCAGCGAAATCAATGCGGGTGGTGAATGCCATGCTCAAGATGAAGAAGATCATTGTTGCGGATTTGCAAAAGGCGCATGACGAAGAGTGATTTATCCCAAACTGGATTTGCAAGAATTTCGCCAAAAAATTTAACGCAAAGGCGCAGGGGCGCAAAGAAAAAGCATTTAAATCTTAGCAACTTGGTGACTTTGCGTTAAAAAACCTCGAACAACATTGTCAAAATATATAACGTGATAACTTGAATAATTTACTGGTTCTTCTGTACCTTCTTGCGTTCATCGTCCCATAGTTTGGCAAAGCGTTCAAAAGCTTCGGCTATGATCTCCAGTTCGCTTTCTGAGAAGCTTGAGATCAATTCCTCTTGTGCTTTCCTTGCTGATTCAAACCATGATGCGGCTTTTTCTGAGCTTGCTGGCGCGGGAGCGATGAGAGAACCGCGACGGTCATTGGGGTTGGGGCGGCGTTCGATCAAGCTGGCTTTTTCGAGTCGATCCAGCATGGCAGTCGTCGCTCCGGAGGTGAGCCCCGTGGACTTGGAAAGTTCAGAAGGTGTGGCAACGCCTTTGAAGAAGAGGAATCGCAGACATTCCATATCGGTGACGTTGAGTCCCGCCCACTCGCTCATAGCATTTCGAAAATGCGTTAGATTCACCCCATAATCTCTCACTGCGATCAAAGCTCGTTTTTTCAATTCGTTTTTTGTTGTGTTTGCCATAGAAATTTACCCTTGACATTATCTTTACAATAAAGTATCTTTATTATATAACTAAATTGGTTTTGACGCAAGTGTCAAAATGGACCAAGTCAGATAAGGAGATTTTTATGAGCACAAAGACCGAACCTAAAAAGAGCACCCAGAAATCCAGCAGTGGATTCACAGCCGACGAAAAAGCCGCGATGAAAGCACGCGCGTTGGAATTAAAGTTGGAAGCGAAGGCAAGTAAGAATAGAGAAGAAGGTGAGAAAGCCTTGTTGGTAGCGATCGCACAGATGAAGGATGCAAACGATCGTTCGATGGGGAAGCGGATCCATGAACTTGTCACGGCTGCTGCGCCAGAACTCATGCCAAAGACCTGGTACGGAATGCCTGCCTATGCCGACAAGGACGGCAAGGTCATTTGCTTTTTTCAGGCGGCGAGCAAGTTTGGGGTGCGGTACGCAACCTTCGGCTTCCAGCCTGATGCGAAGCTGGACGATGGCAATATGTGGGCGGCTTCTTTCGCCCTCATCAAGTTGACATCCGCTGAAGAGGCGACGATCACCGCGCTCGTGAAAAAATCGGTAAGTTAAGAGTCTTGACGAAATAGAAAAAATGTTCTAAAATTTCAGTTCGTTTGTCACGGGTGGGCTAAAGCATATTTGCTTTTACCCACCCGTTTTGTTTTGATTGGCGCAAGGCGGGCAAGCCTTTGAAAGTTTATTTCGACCTTTAGTGGATTTGGAGACTTTAATACTATGACGACACAAACCTTACTTCCCCCTTCTATTTCAGAATTGAGAGCCTTGTTCAACGGGCGCGTCATTGCCCCCGATGACGCGCGTTACGAAGAAGCGCGTACGCCTTTTTACGGCGGCATTGATAAACATCCCGCAGCCGTTGTCCGCGTGGCAGATGCGGGCGATGTGTCACGACTGGTTTCATTGGCACGTGAACATGGTTTTGAACTTGCGGTTCGCAGCGGCGGTCACAGCAATGCAGGTCACAGCACGAGCGAAGGCGGCATTGTGCTTGACCTTTCCGCAATGAAAAAATTGGAGATCGATCACGAGCATCAAACCGCCTGGGTCGAAGCGGGCATGACCGCTGGCGAATATACAGCCGCTGTTGGCGCGCATGGATTTGTCACCGGCTTTGGCGATACGGGTTCGGTCGGTCTTGGCGGCATCACACTCGGCGGCGGCGTTGGCTATCTCGTCCGCAAATACGGTCTCACCATCGACAACCTGCTCGCCGCAGAAATTGTCACAGCCGATGGGCAGCTTTTGCATGTGGATGAAAAATCCCATGCCGATCTTTTCTGGGCGATCCGCGGCGGAGGCGGCAACTTCGGCGTGGCGACGCGCTTCAAGTTCAAGCTTCATAAATTGGATCAAGGCTATGGCGGGATGTTAGCCCTGCCAGCCACAGCGGACGCTATCGCCTCTTTCTTAGCCGAAGCGGATTCAGCTCCCGATGAACTTTCCACCATCCTGAACATTATGCCCTCGCCCCCCATGCCCTTCCTTTCAGAAGAAGTGCATGGCAAGATGATCCTGATGGCAATGATGTTCTACGCAGGCGACGCAGAAGCAGGGGAGCGGGTCATGTCCAAGTTCCGCGCCATTGCCGCACCCTATGCGGATATGCTGCGCCCGATGACATATCCCGAAATGTTCCAGCCTGAAGAAGGCGGTGACTATCACCCCGTTGCTGCGGGGCGCACTATGTTCCTTGACTATGTGGACAGTTCCGTGGCTCAGTTCATCCTTGATACCTTAGCCAAGTCCACGGCGATGATGGCGGTGACTCAACTGCGCGTGTTGGGCGGAGCCTATGCTCGCGTCCCCGCCGATGCGACTTCATATGCCCATCGCGAATCAAGAATCATGGCGAACCTTGCCGCCTTGTACAACAATCCAGATGATAAAGAACCTCATGAAACATGGATCACCAAATATGAAAAGAAATTGCGTCAAAGCGACAAAGGCGCATATGTCAACTTCCTCGGTGACGTGGATCAAAAACAAGTCCGCGCCGCATACCCGGGTGAGACCTGGAAGCGACTGAGACAGGTCAAAAAGAAATATGACCCGACCAACCTGTTCCATATGAATCAAAATATTCCTCCCAAGTAAAGCTCTTAAAAATAGATAAGGACATGCTGTGAATACCTTTTATCAAATTTTAGCGAATACGGTTATATCCAACGTCACGAATATGACGGTTTGGTTTGCTTTGATCTTTTTCGTGTATCTCGAAACAAAATCCGTCACTGCCACTTCGATCATTTCGGGCATTTATCTGGTTTTGACGGCTAGTCTTGGGATTTGGTTCGGCAGTCTGGTGGATCACAACAAGAAGCAGAAGGTGATGATCCTGTCAGGTCTGAGCTCGTTGAGCATCTACCTCGTCGGCTTCATGATTTACCTGATCTACCCTGCCGAAACATGGAAAAATCCAACCAGTGTCATACTTTGGATTTTCAATGTGCTTCTCTTAATTGGCGTCATCGCGGGCAATATCCGCTCCATTGCCGTGCCAACCCTGGTCACCATTTTGATACCCGAAGAGAATCGCGCCAAAGCCAACGGACTTGTCGGCACCGCCTTTGGCATTGCCTTCCTGATCTGCTCTGCCATCAGCGGTATTTTGGTTGGGCTGGGCGGCATGTTCTATGTGCTGCTGCTTGGAATCGTCATGATGATCCTTTCGATTCTGCACATGTGGTTTTTGCAGATCCCTGAAAAAGAGATCGTGCATGTCGAACACCAACCCAAAGTGGATCTGCGCGGCACCTATGCCGTGGTTAAGGCGATTCCCGGGCTGCTGGCGTTGATCCTTTTCACTACCGTCAACAACTTTTTAGGCGGCACGTTCATGGGTCTCATGGATGCCTATGGGCTCTCGCTGGTCTCCGTCGAAACATGGGGCTTGCTCTTTGCCGTCATCAGCTGCGGGTTCATCGTGGGCGGGTTGTTCATTTCGAAGTATGGCTTGGGCAAAAATCCGCTGGTGGCGATGTTTGCCGCCAACATCATCATCTGGGTCATCTCGGCGGTCTTTACCGTTCAACCCTCCATTGTCTTGCTCGCAGTAGGTATGTTCATTTACATCAGCGTGGTACCATTCATCGAAGCCGCCGAACAGACGATTCTTCAGAAAGTGGTGCCGCATGAAAGGCAGGGAAGGGTGTTCGGCTTCGCTCACAGCGTGGAGCAATCTGCTTCGCCTCTGACGACGTTTATGATTGGTCCCATTGCCGAAGCATTTTTCATCCCGTTTATGACGACCGGTGCCGGGGTGGGACTCATTGGCAGCTGGTTCGGAACGGGACCCGCCCGGGGCATCGCTTTGGTCTTTACGGTGACAGGGATCATCGGACTGGCTCTTACGATCTTTGCCATGAACACGAAATATTATCGATTGCTTTCCGAGCGATATATGAACCATGTGCCCGAAGCATTGCCAGACGGCGAGTTGGCATAAGGAGTTGATATGGCGAATTCAAATCTCCCGAAAATTGGCGCTCCCGCCACGCGCGCCTTGGAGGCGGCGGGATATACAAACCTCAAACAGTTGACCAAAGTCACTGAAGCGGAAGTCGCTCAATTGCATGGGATGGGT
This portion of the Anaerolineales bacterium genome encodes:
- a CDS encoding SRPBCC family protein, which encodes MPSKNKVIVTVEPGKQELFITREFDAPRELVYKAHIDPKLYVQWLGPHGYKMVLETFEPVSGGRYRYIQKDTHGNEAGFHGCFHEISEELMIQTFEFEGLPERGHVILDTMRLEELPGNRTRVTIQSVFQSVEDRDGMVKAGMEKGVREGYERLDDILAGMR
- a CDS encoding DUF1697 domain-containing protein produces the protein MKYNQYLVLLRGINVGGKNIIKMTDLKAGFEEMGFSYVLTYIQSGNVLVQSEDKDKAALTTKIEKGLSKHFNFMAKVVMISQKELAGIVKSAPEGFGKDEKKFRYDVIFLKEPLTPKEAMESVKVREGVDTAHAGKQALYFSRLISRASQSYLTKIIGMPVYQNMTIRNWNTTTKLLALMEGQDG
- a CDS encoding DNA alkylation repair protein, with product MDAHDFLKRLKALRSPVVAKSHGHLASDKDDVILGVRMGQVFGLAKEVMGMELDEVEKMLESPIHEMRVGAVSIMDFQARSKKTTDERKKELFDLYIRRHDRINTWDLVDRSAPWVVGSYLFDKPRKVLYKLANSKKIAERRTAIVSTLFFIGKGDVDDAFKLAEIMLYDKEDLIHKANGWALRFAGDKDRNRLLEFLDKFAAAMPPVTLRYAIEKFDKKKREHYLKLKDQK
- a CDS encoding FAD-binding oxidoreductase, which gives rise to MTTQTLLPPSISELRALFNGRVIAPDDARYEEARTPFYGGIDKHPAAVVRVADAGDVSRLVSLAREHGFELAVRSGGHSNAGHSTSEGGIVLDLSAMKKLEIDHEHQTAWVEAGMTAGEYTAAVGAHGFVTGFGDTGSVGLGGITLGGGVGYLVRKYGLTIDNLLAAEIVTADGQLLHVDEKSHADLFWAIRGGGGNFGVATRFKFKLHKLDQGYGGMLALPATADAIASFLAEADSAPDELSTILNIMPSPPMPFLSEEVHGKMILMAMMFYAGDAEAGERVMSKFRAIAAPYADMLRPMTYPEMFQPEEGGDYHPVAAGRTMFLDYVDSSVAQFILDTLAKSTAMMAVTQLRVLGGAYARVPADATSYAHRESRIMANLAALYNNPDDKEPHETWITKYEKKLRQSDKGAYVNFLGDVDQKQVRAAYPGETWKRLRQVKKKYDPTNLFHMNQNIPPK
- a CDS encoding VOC family protein — encoded protein: MNKIVPSLWFDTQCEEAMNYYIDTFNGAPNKKEESKIVSITRYEKGMEAPGTEQMIGKVITGIFELAGQRYMALDGGPVFNFTEAISFFVECADQKEVDYFWSKLSAVSEAEQCGWCKDKFGLSWQIVPKQLGELMGTSDPAKSMRVVNAMLKMKKIIVADLQKAHDEE
- a CDS encoding DUF1801 domain-containing protein yields the protein MAKTNFQSIDEYFAACPPESQAYLQEIRKLIRRLVPDAMERISYQIAAFERNGKNLIHFAGWKKHVSLYPVPAGSEAFERQIAKYVDGKGTVKFALDEPLPLKLIERVVKLHLEANKKLTKGD
- a CDS encoding MarR family transcriptional regulator, which codes for MANTTKNELKKRALIAVRDYGVNLTHFRNAMSEWAGLNVTDMECLRFLFFKGVATPSELSKSTGLTSGATTAMLDRLEKASLIERRPNPNDRRGSLIAPAPASSEKAASWFESARKAQEELISSFSESELEIIAEAFERFAKLWDDERKKVQKNQ
- a CDS encoding MFS transporter — translated: MNTFYQILANTVISNVTNMTVWFALIFFVYLETKSVTATSIISGIYLVLTASLGIWFGSLVDHNKKQKVMILSGLSSLSIYLVGFMIYLIYPAETWKNPTSVILWIFNVLLLIGVIAGNIRSIAVPTLVTILIPEENRAKANGLVGTAFGIAFLICSAISGILVGLGGMFYVLLLGIVMMILSILHMWFLQIPEKEIVHVEHQPKVDLRGTYAVVKAIPGLLALILFTTVNNFLGGTFMGLMDAYGLSLVSVETWGLLFAVISCGFIVGGLFISKYGLGKNPLVAMFAANIIIWVISAVFTVQPSIVLLAVGMFIYISVVPFIEAAEQTILQKVVPHERQGRVFGFAHSVEQSASPLTTFMIGPIAEAFFIPFMTTGAGVGLIGSWFGTGPARGIALVFTVTGIIGLALTIFAMNTKYYRLLSERYMNHVPEALPDGELA
- a CDS encoding DUF998 domain-containing protein, whose protein sequence is METLKVNGVSLTSARLAIAASIVVLALLAGLHLLSPEFDPAWRMVSEYANGQYVWVLSLLFISWGISSWALAYVLWFQVQTTGGRIGLWFLIAAGIGEGMAAVFDINHSLHGLSAMIGIPSLSIAAMLISTSLVRTPAWSGGRKLLLWTANLTWISIVLMAIAFGVMIATFTQSGAEMPANAEVVTTLPDGVIGLVGWANRFLIIVYCAWVMTAARQTLKSRV
- a CDS encoding winged helix-turn-helix transcriptional regulator; translated protein: MRRDVFQAIADPNRRAILALLSQQRLTLNGVAENFRISRPAVSRHIRILKECGLVVVIPQGRERFVEARFDKLGEVSDWIEQYRQIWEARFNRLDDLLEQMKKEK